One window of Mucilaginibacter inviolabilis genomic DNA carries:
- a CDS encoding glycoside hydrolase family 99-like domain-containing protein, with protein sequence MKKKYIYRYSLLILLMSVELLSCKKNDPSVKDNFLNYQIPDVPVTSNYTVGAFYYSFTTLNANVAQIPTVGKYGYTNGLPPDGVMQQHIVDAGIAKIDYFIFSVRSPSLDTKNYLIDSTTVNAFLTAPNSAGIKFALSYNLNTGLLGITNSGGTTGNGVTIETSPSKLTAFYNDFKRLAFFLGKANYQKVNGKYLLIINNAQDLNSNDNVALYKQLRANLSALGFDLYIVGMQNRWSPPERYYYRFQNCTDAMYEANMGDVAGDNDRYWNFPQYTDQNWAYWKKTIEAWNMEFVPCVMAGYNYQINNPTTNQLSVQRTADGSWYKTFTNVAKRNASKSRLIFVDSFNNFSVDSQIEPTQAYGYTYLDITRQAFKLN encoded by the coding sequence ATGAAAAAGAAATATATATATCGTTACAGCCTGTTGATATTGTTAATGTCAGTAGAGCTATTATCTTGTAAAAAAAACGATCCAAGTGTAAAAGATAATTTTTTGAATTACCAAATACCAGATGTCCCTGTAACATCCAACTATACGGTAGGGGCATTTTATTATAGTTTTACTACCCTTAATGCCAATGTTGCACAAATACCAACTGTGGGTAAATATGGCTATACCAACGGCTTGCCTCCTGATGGAGTAATGCAGCAACACATTGTCGACGCTGGCATTGCAAAAATTGATTACTTTATATTCTCGGTACGTTCACCCTCGCTTGATACCAAAAATTACCTGATCGATTCAACCACTGTAAATGCGTTTTTGACTGCGCCCAATAGCGCAGGTATAAAATTTGCGCTTTCCTATAATCTCAATACCGGTTTGTTAGGTATCACCAATTCGGGCGGTACTACAGGTAATGGAGTAACCATTGAAACCTCCCCATCAAAACTAACGGCATTTTATAATGATTTTAAAAGGCTCGCTTTTTTTCTGGGTAAAGCCAATTATCAAAAAGTTAACGGCAAATACCTGCTCATCATTAACAACGCGCAGGATTTGAACTCAAATGATAATGTAGCATTGTATAAACAGCTGCGAGCTAATTTATCGGCTCTGGGTTTCGACCTGTATATTGTGGGGATGCAAAACCGTTGGTCGCCGCCAGAACGTTATTATTATCGTTTCCAAAACTGTACCGATGCCATGTACGAAGCCAATATGGGCGATGTGGCCGGGGATAATGATCGTTATTGGAATTTTCCCCAATATACCGATCAGAATTGGGCTTACTGGAAAAAGACCATTGAGGCCTGGAACATGGAGTTTGTACCCTGCGTAATGGCTGGCTATAATTATCAAATCAATAATCCAACAACCAACCAACTCAGCGTTCAACGTACTGCTGATGGCAGCTGGTACAAAACGTTTACTAATGTAGCCAAACGTAATGCGTCCAAAAGCAGGCTCATCTTTGTCGACTCTTTTAATAATTTTTCGGTCGATTCACAAATTGAGCCTACACAAGCTTATGGCTATACTTACCTGGATATTACCCGACAAGCTTTTAAATTGAACTAA
- a CDS encoding glycoside hydrolase family 2 protein, with protein MNVLTKALSTLILFGFTGGSLYAQDNSLTENFENPGHQYEKTGRGECHVANGILTTKDAYISFGDADWKNYEISFKARVPDTAKQVQICAGFRAGNRDDRYMLMLKGGIQQDIYLARLGYMGSDDFLALRHLDFHPEPGKWYNFRVQVSDKRIRVFLNNESLPRIDIVDSLAYLSPQGKVTLGGSWITNQFDDLVIKPMREDQLKSNRIQEYAVTVKDKEALRKQQRATYKPVSVEQLAGGRTLVSLNGKWLFSPGYEITDQTKAVLPEENDKNWHILTIPNFWNPIRVWLHGEKYNNDSKGVADNYYQKETERCEAYTFDYKKTSVGWYRQWINLPNNIGAKNLQLSFDAVSKVAEVYINGHKAGSHIGMFGNFEVDGTGLFKSGKNLVAVKVTRDYVKDIKDADKVMDVAVTVPVTQKMMKDLAHGFFDDDPAGIWQPVSLIITDPVRIQDVFIKPNLTGADLDITVKNYTDKGVPFSIVADINGVQPNDVLYNHTILDQQELKPGEERTFTAAITGLQPRIWSPEHPNLYDFNFKLTTTNRDLTDSKIIRSGFRTFKAEGDYLYLNGKRYWLRGANQTPLGLAPNDTLLADTFTKLMNKGNMMVTRTHTVPGTETWMDAFDKNGIGVSYEGTWSWLFLSSSMPSQNLIDLWKQEFYDLLKKYRNHPSLWIWTVNNEMKFYDNDPDTERAKIKMKIISDVVKHMRLIDPTRPIVFDSNYRRNTKRFGDDFYKDIDDGDIDDQHAYLNWYDYSIFSYFKGEWQQRYKNNGRPLISQEMSTGYTDETGHATRFYNYVHQNPESLAGKFTYEYNDPAYFMKPQAFITKELAEALRRSDDRSAGILHFALITWFTNVYQHDHIKPFPVYYDMQKALQPVLVSAELWGRHFYTGTKLPVRVCVINDQENGSVLPASTLQWKLTGDKDIVLASGNIAVPHVDHYTRHWIEPQINIPENLPRQKQEARLQLQLIVNGKTVSENSYEVLLATKLGLRTDKLSGKKIAVFDVNDHITTALKCLGIQYTASSTLTNALKQKADVYLLSGLDSINTTTSDLKQIRKLVHDGRKVLLSSSGDMAHALYPEYIRSVLKERSEIANIDIPESPVFDGIEPLEMRYLNNNLRESPSVVSGAYRINRDAHVEALASFIKIHGYLSGNVTERMHALDKIKGFPIVKINDDRGAVLLSEIRLDKAVTDPVAGKLLVNMLFDLTR; from the coding sequence ATGAACGTACTTACAAAAGCTTTAAGCACACTGATACTGTTTGGTTTTACTGGCGGCAGTTTATACGCACAAGATAATAGCCTAACTGAAAATTTTGAAAATCCTGGTCACCAGTATGAAAAAACAGGTCGTGGCGAATGTCATGTTGCCAATGGGATATTAACTACCAAAGACGCATATATAAGTTTTGGCGATGCCGATTGGAAGAATTATGAGATCAGTTTCAAAGCGAGGGTGCCGGATACCGCCAAACAGGTTCAGATATGTGCCGGTTTTAGGGCCGGAAACCGCGATGACCGGTATATGCTGATGCTTAAAGGAGGAATCCAGCAGGATATTTACTTGGCCCGATTGGGGTATATGGGTAGTGATGATTTCCTGGCGCTGCGCCACTTGGATTTTCATCCAGAACCTGGTAAGTGGTATAATTTCAGGGTGCAGGTAAGCGACAAACGGATCAGGGTGTTTTTAAACAATGAAAGTTTACCTCGTATTGATATTGTTGACTCACTAGCATATCTGTCGCCACAGGGTAAGGTAACCCTGGGCGGTAGTTGGATCACTAACCAGTTTGATGATCTGGTTATTAAACCGATGCGGGAGGATCAACTGAAAAGCAACCGTATACAAGAATATGCTGTAACTGTAAAAGATAAGGAGGCTTTACGCAAACAGCAACGTGCTACTTATAAGCCGGTTTCTGTAGAACAATTAGCAGGTGGGCGTACTCTTGTTTCTCTTAATGGTAAATGGCTGTTTTCACCAGGGTATGAAATCACAGATCAGACGAAAGCGGTCTTACCCGAAGAGAACGATAAAAACTGGCATATATTAACCATTCCCAATTTTTGGAATCCCATACGTGTTTGGTTGCATGGCGAAAAGTACAACAACGACAGCAAGGGTGTGGCAGATAACTATTATCAGAAAGAAACTGAGCGTTGCGAGGCCTATACTTTTGATTACAAAAAAACAAGCGTAGGCTGGTATCGTCAATGGATCAATCTGCCAAACAACATTGGCGCCAAAAATCTGCAGCTTTCATTTGACGCCGTATCAAAAGTGGCCGAGGTGTATATCAATGGGCACAAGGCCGGGAGCCACATCGGTATGTTCGGCAATTTTGAAGTAGACGGTACAGGTCTGTTTAAATCCGGCAAAAATCTGGTTGCAGTAAAAGTGACCCGAGATTATGTAAAGGATATTAAAGATGCTGATAAAGTAATGGACGTTGCGGTCACTGTGCCTGTTACCCAGAAAATGATGAAGGACCTGGCGCATGGTTTTTTTGACGATGACCCGGCAGGCATCTGGCAGCCGGTATCGTTGATCATCACTGATCCGGTGCGCATACAGGATGTATTTATTAAGCCTAATCTCACGGGAGCTGATCTGGATATCACAGTAAAAAATTATACCGATAAAGGGGTGCCGTTTTCAATTGTCGCGGATATAAACGGTGTACAACCCAATGATGTATTGTATAATCATACGATACTTGATCAGCAGGAACTGAAACCAGGAGAGGAGCGAACCTTTACTGCGGCCATAACTGGTTTGCAACCCAGAATATGGTCGCCGGAACATCCCAATCTTTATGATTTTAATTTTAAGCTGACAACTACTAATAGGGATCTAACAGATTCGAAAATTATCCGTTCCGGTTTCCGGACCTTTAAGGCCGAAGGGGATTATCTGTATTTGAATGGCAAACGTTACTGGTTGCGGGGTGCCAATCAAACACCACTTGGCTTGGCGCCTAATGATACCCTGCTGGCAGATACTTTTACTAAACTTATGAACAAGGGCAATATGATGGTTACCCGCACCCATACCGTTCCGGGTACCGAAACCTGGATGGATGCCTTTGATAAAAACGGTATTGGTGTAAGTTATGAAGGCACCTGGTCGTGGTTGTTTCTGAGTAGCAGTATGCCCTCGCAAAATCTCATCGATTTGTGGAAACAGGAATTTTATGATCTGTTAAAAAAATATCGCAATCATCCTTCATTATGGATCTGGACGGTAAATAACGAGATGAAGTTTTATGATAACGACCCCGATACAGAGAGAGCAAAGATAAAAATGAAGATCATATCTGATGTGGTTAAACACATGCGGCTGATCGACCCTACACGCCCAATTGTGTTCGACTCCAACTATCGCCGCAATACCAAACGTTTCGGTGACGATTTTTATAAAGACATTGATGACGGGGATATCGACGATCAGCATGCTTACCTCAACTGGTACGACTACTCTATATTTAGCTATTTTAAGGGAGAGTGGCAGCAAAGGTATAAAAATAATGGACGCCCGCTCATCAGCCAGGAAATGTCGACCGGTTATACGGATGAAACAGGCCATGCCACCCGCTTCTATAATTATGTCCATCAAAACCCGGAGTCGCTGGCTGGTAAATTTACCTATGAATACAATGATCCTGCTTATTTTATGAAACCGCAGGCTTTTATTACCAAAGAGCTTGCCGAAGCCTTGCGTCGCAGCGATGATCGCTCGGCTGGGATATTACATTTTGCATTGATCACCTGGTTTACCAATGTTTATCAACATGATCATATTAAGCCGTTCCCGGTATATTACGATATGCAAAAAGCCTTGCAGCCAGTGCTGGTATCAGCCGAACTTTGGGGGCGGCACTTTTACACCGGTACCAAATTGCCCGTGCGTGTCTGTGTTATTAACGATCAGGAAAATGGCTCCGTATTACCCGCATCAACGCTGCAATGGAAACTCACGGGAGATAAAGATATTGTACTGGCGAGCGGCAATATCGCCGTGCCACATGTTGATCATTACACCCGTCACTGGATAGAGCCGCAGATCAATATCCCCGAAAATCTACCCCGGCAAAAACAAGAGGCGCGGTTACAGTTGCAATTGATAGTCAATGGTAAAACTGTTTCTGAAAATAGTTATGAAGTATTGTTGGCTACAAAACTTGGTCTGCGGACCGATAAGCTATCAGGTAAAAAGATAGCTGTATTTGACGTTAATGATCACATAACTACCGCGTTGAAATGTTTAGGCATTCAGTATACGGCTTCATCCACACTCACAAATGCGCTAAAACAAAAGGCAGATGTTTATTTGCTCTCAGGACTTGACTCTATAAACACCACAACTTCTGATCTTAAACAGATCAGGAAGCTGGTTCACGACGGAAGAAAAGTTTTGCTCTCTAGTTCTGGTGATATGGCACATGCTTTATATCCGGAATACATCAGGAGCGTACTTAAAGAAAGGAGTGAGATCGCTAATATCGATATCCCAGAATCCCCGGTATTTGATGGAATTGAACCTTTGGAAATGCGTTACCTAAATAATAACCTGCGTGAAAGTCCATCGGTAGTATCGGGCGCTTACCGTATTAATCGTGATGCGCATGTGGAGGCACTGGCATCGTTTATAAAAATACATGGCTATCTCTCTGGCAATGTTACCGAACGGATGCATGCACTTGATAAGATCAAAGGATTTCCCATTGTTAAAATAAACGATGATAGGGGAGCAGTATTGTTATCAGAAATCAGGCTCGATAAAGCAGTTACGGATCCTGTTGCAGGTAAATTATTGGTTAATATGCTGTTTGATTTAACCCGTTAA
- a CDS encoding glycoside hydrolase family 71/99-like protein: MRKMNILCLAAIMGLSVSCTKKNMPVDAPSAAGKGKLNTQGSPPGDVVGKLVVGYQGWFSATGDGSPNNHWVHWAGNAGGAAPSPGHQTFELWPDMREYTNSYQTGYANLGNGQPAKLFSPWDVQTVNTHFSWMQQYGIDCAALQRFGKGNAQLDGIATRVMNAAQTYGRKFYVMYDISGWTNFQSEIKTDWTNDIVGSLHLTSSAAYAMQNGKPVICIWGFGVSGRPGDVNSYTDVINYFKNQGCYVIIGGPRNWRSQTANLPAFNLANMIMPWATGTFSDVAGADSYVSTLSADFAYCNSNGIDYQAEVFPGFSWSNWNGGAQNQIPRQHGDLMWEQFANVRNQGIGNVYVGMFDEYDEATAIAKAAEDASMIPTNQYFLTLDADGVHVSSDYYLRLTNDGGKMIKGQIPLTFTHPTPFVVGGTTTTVFIDHCDTTTGWTSSNTLSVNTTDKQEGTGALQSVGSGTDEFKKNFTAVNTGATVANGSIQFWYYVSDASKFGTDNQIELGSGGAADVNEYSWNIGTLVNGWNLITKSFNTATVTGGTPNLAALNWFRIYHTKTASITTRVDAITVIH; encoded by the coding sequence ATGAGAAAAATGAACATTTTATGCTTAGCGGCCATCATGGGACTATCCGTTAGCTGTACTAAAAAAAACATGCCTGTTGATGCACCGAGCGCAGCCGGGAAGGGCAAACTGAATACGCAGGGTTCGCCTCCGGGTGATGTTGTGGGTAAGTTGGTAGTCGGTTATCAGGGCTGGTTTTCAGCAACAGGAGACGGATCTCCTAATAACCATTGGGTACACTGGGCCGGCAATGCTGGCGGTGCAGCACCATCGCCAGGACACCAAACATTTGAGCTCTGGCCAGATATGCGGGAGTATACCAACTCTTATCAAACAGGGTATGCCAATTTAGGTAATGGGCAGCCAGCCAAGCTGTTTTCGCCCTGGGATGTGCAAACCGTAAATACACACTTCTCTTGGATGCAGCAATATGGTATTGATTGTGCCGCCTTGCAGCGTTTTGGCAAAGGCAACGCGCAATTAGATGGCATTGCTACACGGGTAATGAATGCTGCTCAAACTTATGGACGTAAGTTTTATGTGATGTATGATATTTCTGGCTGGACTAATTTTCAATCGGAAATAAAAACTGACTGGACTAACGATATTGTGGGTTCGCTCCATCTTACATCATCAGCTGCCTATGCCATGCAAAATGGCAAGCCGGTAATTTGTATATGGGGTTTTGGTGTATCCGGCCGCCCGGGCGATGTAAATTCTTATACAGATGTGATCAACTATTTTAAAAACCAGGGATGCTATGTGATCATCGGCGGCCCGCGCAATTGGCGATCGCAAACTGCTAATTTACCTGCTTTTAATTTGGCCAATATGATCATGCCCTGGGCTACTGGTACTTTTAGCGATGTTGCTGGTGCCGACTCCTATGTATCAACCCTTAGTGCAGATTTTGCCTATTGTAACTCAAACGGTATAGATTATCAGGCAGAGGTGTTTCCTGGTTTTTCGTGGTCAAACTGGAATGGCGGTGCACAAAATCAGATTCCCCGCCAGCACGGCGATCTGATGTGGGAGCAATTTGCCAATGTACGCAACCAGGGTATAGGCAATGTGTACGTAGGCATGTTTGATGAATATGACGAGGCAACAGCCATCGCCAAAGCTGCCGAAGACGCCTCGATGATACCAACCAACCAATATTTTTTAACGCTTGATGCTGATGGTGTGCACGTATCGTCCGATTATTATTTACGGCTTACCAATGATGGCGGCAAGATGATCAAAGGGCAGATTCCACTTACTTTCACGCACCCTACGCCATTTGTAGTGGGGGGAACTACAACCACTGTATTTATTGATCATTGTGATACCACTACTGGTTGGACATCCAGTAACACGCTTTCGGTAAACACAACAGATAAGCAGGAGGGAACCGGAGCTTTACAGTCTGTTGGTAGCGGTACGGATGAGTTTAAGAAAAACTTTACCGCAGTTAATACAGGTGCGACGGTTGCTAACGGTTCCATCCAATTCTGGTATTACGTGTCTGATGCCAGTAAGTTTGGCACCGACAACCAGATAGAGCTAGGTAGTGGGGGAGCCGCCGATGTAAATGAATACAGCTGGAACATCGGCACGCTGGTAAACGGCTGGAATCTGATCACCAAATCATTCAATACCGCAACTGTAACTGGAGGGACACCTAATTTGGCTGCTCTCAACTGGTTTCGTATTTATCATACTAAAACAGCCAGTATTACTACCCGGGTTGATGCCATAACCGTTATACATTAA
- a CDS encoding SGNH/GDSL hydrolase family protein, giving the protein MKKITFTLLIVIGYLCMSCAKKELPISAKLSASATKNISVNTAPGNGALGDTNIKYFGRWDFSSTTQYLSYWGGAYIKVNFTGTTAKLKVGNTTNYYARIDNGPWVSYIGASGTIDLTPTPLSAGTHTLSVAQGKDYSYVFNFQGLILDAGAVTSAPSTGADLIEYIGDSITAGYTDPQANVSDYAWVCAEALGAEHTQIAYPGIALVNGFGLNTDKTGMDLQYFKARSLANANSPVWDFSVYTPKIIVINLGQNDNSTSVPDDTFQTDYISFLTNIRAKFPNTEIFVMRTLMGVKTSPTLAAVNARIAAGDTKLHYIDTNGWLTPNSADYTGNSGVHPSVDGHIKVANLLKPILASYLTGGMPPAPLYLDHCDLTSGWTSANTLSLNTSDKKEGNGSLQTVGSNTLDFQKVFTPINIGASTVNGSIRFWYYVSDANQLGTNNQVELGSGGTNDVNEYNWDIGPLSNGWNLITKTFASAGTTGGAPNLNAINWFRIYHAKTGSVTTKIDAIQILH; this is encoded by the coding sequence ATGAAAAAAATAACATTTACCTTATTGATAGTAATCGGTTACCTATGTATGAGTTGTGCGAAAAAGGAACTGCCCATATCAGCCAAATTATCTGCATCTGCAACAAAAAATATATCAGTTAATACCGCACCTGGCAATGGTGCTTTGGGCGATACTAATATTAAATATTTTGGTCGTTGGGATTTTAGCAGTACCACGCAATATTTAAGTTATTGGGGAGGCGCTTATATTAAAGTGAATTTTACAGGTACTACCGCTAAGCTCAAAGTAGGTAATACAACCAATTACTACGCCCGGATTGATAACGGACCCTGGGTAAGCTATATTGGAGCCAGCGGAACTATTGATTTAACGCCAACGCCCTTGTCTGCAGGGACGCACACACTAAGCGTGGCGCAGGGTAAAGATTATAGCTATGTGTTTAACTTTCAGGGTTTAATACTGGATGCGGGAGCAGTTACCAGCGCACCATCAACCGGTGCCGATCTGATAGAATATATCGGTGATTCTATTACTGCTGGTTATACCGATCCGCAGGCTAACGTATCCGATTATGCCTGGGTTTGTGCCGAAGCGCTGGGTGCCGAGCATACGCAAATTGCTTATCCCGGTATTGCTTTGGTAAATGGTTTTGGTCTCAATACGGATAAAACAGGCATGGACCTACAATATTTTAAGGCACGTTCACTGGCTAATGCAAATTCGCCCGTATGGGATTTCAGCGTGTATACGCCAAAGATAATCGTGATTAACCTAGGGCAGAATGATAACAGCACCAGCGTACCGGATGATACCTTTCAAACCGATTATATATCTTTTTTGACCAATATACGTGCAAAATTCCCCAATACCGAAATATTTGTAATGCGTACCTTAATGGGAGTTAAGACCAGCCCAACTCTGGCTGCAGTAAACGCGCGGATAGCCGCCGGCGATACTAAGCTCCATTATATTGACACCAATGGTTGGCTGACTCCCAATAGTGCCGATTATACAGGAAACTCAGGTGTGCATCCCAGTGTGGATGGTCATATAAAGGTAGCCAACCTGTTAAAGCCTATTTTAGCCTCCTATTTAACCGGCGGCATGCCACCGGCTCCATTGTATCTTGACCACTGCGACCTCACCAGCGGATGGACATCGGCGAATACTTTGAGTTTGAACACTTCGGATAAAAAAGAAGGCAACGGTTCATTACAAACTGTTGGGAGTAATACACTTGATTTTCAAAAAGTATTTACTCCAATTAATATAGGTGCCTCTACAGTTAATGGATCTATACGATTTTGGTACTATGTATCCGACGCAAACCAATTAGGTACTAACAATCAGGTTGAGCTTGGCAGCGGAGGCACCAATGATGTTAATGAATATAACTGGGATATTGGTCCGCTCAGCAATGGTTGGAATCTGATTACCAAAACATTCGCCAGTGCAGGTACAACAGGTGGTGCACCAAATTTGAATGCGATCAACTGGTTTCGTATCTATCACGCTAAAACAGGCAGTGTTACTACTAAAATAGATGCCATACAAATATTGCATTGA
- a CDS encoding DUF5686 and carboxypeptidase-like regulatory domain-containing protein — protein MAVLIVFLGICNGVSAQQTSGDGGKKNTIPAATDVSKDDGVFTIVRGKVMDADGHHPLPLINVKINGSKYGIVTDPQGDFYLSAPGSYNRVTFSYVGYQSVTKSIAPGKDNVLNISMRRGQTQLKEVAITSGKKKRYRNKGNPAVDLIREVISHKEENRMTSADYLQYEQYERINLSFVDIPAALINNRFFKMYKFMLDTVRNGEKKQALLPAYFSEKVFRNYYRKSPEKAIKILVAQKESNILKFIDTAGVDVYLNRLYGNTIDIYANNIFIITNQFLSPIADHAPDFYKFFITDTIQVGKNKLIEISFTPRNQGDLLFEGKLLVTQDGHFAVQSCELDVNKHININFMRSLRIRLDFLPFSNGRYYLSKSDVKADFGVFKNKGFGVNGERTVVFSNYLLNSALPEVFYKGKDLQTAPDADKPDTAYWTQHRPDTLTAQQARVYPRISRLEKMPQFKRATWVAATLTGGYASWGPVQLGPVGSFFSYDSQEGPRFQVGGRTTPALSKTIYFEGYTAYGTKDKQMKYDLSAYIATNKTAFYRFPNDYFKLTYQYDIGVPGQNFSIINQQAALSSFQSGTTAYWIYNRTYKVEYVKDFENHFSYNLAFRNWDQQAAGRLVYQRNAPDDQIVDHLRTSELDLGLRYAPHEQILQGTVYRRTIYSKYPILYLQVNHGIKGLFNGSYNYTTLGLNIFKRFYFSQLGFADITLLGGYLDGKVPFPLLSISPANQSIAYDPDAYNQMTYLEFVSDHYAGLNLTQSFNGFFLNKIPLIEHLKWREYLTGKILFGGLRDENNPLYSSGLYNFPVAGNGANGTYALGSKPYIEAGVGIGNIFKFLRIDGIKRFNYLDHPGASRYGIKLSFNPDF, from the coding sequence ATGGCAGTCCTGATAGTCTTTTTGGGTATTTGCAATGGAGTAAGTGCTCAGCAAACCAGTGGAGATGGAGGGAAAAAAAACACAATACCCGCGGCCACAGATGTGAGTAAGGACGACGGTGTTTTTACAATTGTTAGAGGCAAAGTTATGGATGCCGACGGTCATCACCCGCTTCCTTTAATCAATGTGAAAATTAACGGAAGCAAATATGGTATAGTGACAGATCCACAGGGGGATTTTTATTTGTCTGCTCCCGGTAGTTATAATCGGGTTACATTTTCATATGTGGGTTACCAATCAGTGACTAAAAGTATAGCACCCGGTAAGGATAATGTTTTGAATATATCTATGCGCAGGGGGCAAACCCAACTGAAAGAAGTTGCCATAACCTCCGGAAAGAAAAAGCGCTACAGGAACAAAGGCAACCCGGCTGTTGATTTGATTAGGGAAGTCATTAGTCATAAGGAGGAGAACAGGATGACGAGTGCTGATTATCTTCAATATGAGCAATATGAGCGAATCAATCTCTCTTTTGTTGATATCCCCGCCGCTCTGATCAATAACCGTTTTTTCAAAATGTATAAATTTATGCTGGACACTGTCCGGAATGGTGAAAAAAAACAAGCACTCTTGCCAGCTTATTTCAGTGAAAAAGTATTCAGGAATTATTACCGGAAATCGCCGGAAAAGGCCATCAAAATTTTAGTAGCGCAGAAGGAGTCCAACATACTGAAGTTTATTGATACGGCTGGTGTAGATGTATATCTTAACCGTCTTTATGGTAATACGATTGATATCTACGCTAATAATATTTTTATTATCACCAACCAGTTCCTGAGCCCCATAGCAGATCATGCGCCCGATTTTTATAAATTTTTCATAACCGACACCATTCAGGTTGGGAAAAATAAATTGATCGAGATCAGTTTCACGCCAAGAAACCAGGGAGATCTCCTGTTTGAAGGTAAACTTCTGGTTACCCAGGATGGACATTTCGCAGTACAGTCTTGTGAACTTGATGTAAATAAGCATATCAACATTAACTTTATGCGTTCACTCAGGATACGGCTTGATTTTTTACCTTTTTCAAACGGTCGGTATTATCTGAGCAAAAGTGACGTTAAGGCAGACTTTGGTGTTTTTAAAAACAAGGGATTTGGTGTAAACGGTGAGCGTACAGTAGTTTTTTCTAATTATTTATTGAACTCAGCACTTCCGGAGGTATTTTACAAAGGAAAAGATCTGCAAACTGCACCGGATGCGGATAAACCAGATACTGCTTATTGGACTCAGCACCGTCCGGATACCTTGACAGCTCAACAAGCAAGGGTTTATCCCCGTATCAGCAGGTTGGAAAAGATGCCGCAATTTAAACGGGCTACCTGGGTGGCGGCGACGCTGACTGGTGGTTATGCCAGTTGGGGACCGGTACAACTTGGACCGGTGGGTTCGTTTTTTTCGTATGACAGCCAAGAAGGCCCACGTTTTCAGGTAGGAGGGCGCACGACGCCAGCACTGAGCAAGACTATATATTTTGAAGGTTATACAGCGTATGGTACAAAGGACAAACAAATGAAGTATGATCTGAGTGCTTATATTGCTACCAATAAAACGGCTTTTTATCGGTTTCCGAACGATTATTTCAAATTAACCTATCAATATGATATCGGAGTGCCGGGACAAAATTTTTCGATCATCAACCAACAGGCGGCATTGTCTTCTTTTCAATCAGGTACTACCGCCTATTGGATTTATAACCGGACATATAAAGTTGAATATGTTAAAGATTTTGAAAATCATTTCTCCTATAACCTGGCTTTCCGGAACTGGGATCAACAAGCGGCCGGGAGGCTTGTGTACCAACGTAATGCTCCGGATGATCAAATTGTTGATCATCTAAGAACAAGTGAGCTTGACCTGGGGCTGCGCTATGCCCCACACGAGCAAATTTTGCAGGGTACTGTATATCGAAGAACCATTTACAGTAAATATCCAATACTTTATTTACAAGTGAATCATGGCATTAAGGGTTTATTCAATGGTTCGTACAATTATACCACGCTAGGGCTTAATATTTTTAAGCGGTTTTATTTTTCTCAGCTCGGATTTGCGGATATTACGCTTTTAGGGGGCTATCTTGATGGTAAGGTTCCTTTTCCACTGCTTAGTATTAGTCCAGCAAATCAATCGATCGCCTATGATCCGGATGCTTATAATCAGATGACTTATCTTGAATTTGTAAGTGATCATTATGCTGGCCTTAATCTTACCCAAAGCTTTAATGGTTTTTTCCTGAATAAAATCCCTCTGATAGAACATTTGAAATGGCGAGAATATTTAACCGGAAAAATACTTTTTGGAGGACTTCGAGATGAAAACAATCCGCTTTATTCTTCTGGGCTCTATAACTTTCCGGTTGCCGGAAACGGAGCAAACGGTACCTATGCACTTGGTAGCAAGCCCTATATTGAAGCAGGTGTGGGCATTGGGAATATATTTAAGTTTCTCCGGATAGACGGGATAAAACGCTTTAATTACCTTGATCATCCTGGCGCATCCCGTTATGGTATCAAATTAAGTTTCAACCCTGATTTCTGA